The DNA sequence GCCTTATGCGCAATCGATGTTGTTGTAACTCGCTTGCTCTAAGACTGTTATGTGCGACGGGTCACTGGCCAAACAGATCGAACGCGGGAAACTCGCGTTTCCAGGTCCGTAAGGCACGCCGCGTGCTCTGTCTTCCTGAGGCTCTTGTTCGGGCCAAACGGGAGGAGAAGCGTGAGGCGTAGTTCGTCCTCACGACCGGGCTATTCTTCCCATTTTAACAATCAACCCTCTTTCTCAGGGACATCGGGCTATGTCCATCCATTACGAAGGTGTTTTCCGGCGAGGGCTGAAGGTCGTTGGCTCCTTGTGGTTCGCGGCCGTGCTGCTTGTCATGCTCATGCTGGCGATGGCCTGTGCCACGATTTTTGAGTCGGCCAACGGCACTCCGCAGGCTAAGTTCGCGTTCTACCAGGCGCCGTGGTTTCAGGCGCTACTGCTGCTGTTTGCGGTCAACGTGACCGCGGCCGCGTTGGTGCGCTTCCCATATTCTCGAAAGCACGTGGGTTTCTTGCTGACGCACGCAGGACTGGTCATCACCGTTCTGGGTGCCTGGATCACGTATCAATTCGCTGTTGATGCCAACCTGGGACTGGTTGAGGGAGAAGCTTCGCGCAAAGTCATGCTGCGCGACGTTGATACATTGACCCTGACCAATCGCGAGACGGGCGCCTCGCAATCCGTCGACTTGGTAAGCCGGGATTTTCACGCGTTTGACAAAGTCCAGAACCCCAGCATGCCAGCACTGGCATTGGGCGATGTGACCGTCGGCGTCGATACGTACCTTCCCAACAGCACCAAAACGGAGACATTGAAAAACGACAACCCGCGCTTTAATCCGGCGGTCCTTGTTGAGCTCGACGGAGGCGATCAGGCAGGGCATTCGCACGGCGAACAGCAGACCTGGCTGCTGGCAAACCAGGCGAAAATGCTGGGGATGCGCCCGGCGGCGTTTCGAGTGATGAGCAGCCGTGCGGAATGGGATCGCGTTCGCCAACCTGCCGCCTCGTCCGGCGAAGGGGCTGATGGCGTTGTGCATGTTGCGCTCGGCGATGTTTCTTACGACATTGCCCTGGCTGAAGCACTGACGGGCAAGGTGTCCGTCGGCGAGACCCCGTATAGCGTTCAAGTGCTGCGGTACCTGCCGCACGCCAACGTTGGGCCGAACAACACGCTCATCAACGTCTCGGATCGACCGGAAAATCCCGCCATCATACTTGAGCTTACCGGTCCGAAGGGGACTGAAGAGCGCAAGGCGTTCGCCAATTTCCCCGATTTCGCCTCGATGCACGGGGACAGCGCCGCGCCGGAGGTCAAAATCACGTTCTCTGCCCCATCGGGGGCAAGTGACGCCGGAACGACACCGATCGAGATCATTGCCGGACCGGATGGTGAAATGGTCGCGCGGTTCACGCCGGAGAGCGGACCGGCCACCGTGCGCGATATTGCGCTCAACGAACCGATCGTAACTCCCTGGCCGGGAACGCGGATAGTCGTTCGGGAGTACTATCCGAACGCGCGCCGGGATACGGAAGTGACCCAACTCGACGCTTCCCCCAACAGCGGTGTGGTCCGACCGGCTCTGGAACTGGCCATTTCGCGGGGGTCGGATCGCTCTACGATGTGGATCCAGAAGTACGACAATCCCAAGCCGTTCACCGTGGACGGCGTCACGTACGACGTGACATACACAAACAAGGAAATCGATCTCGGATTCACGGTCCGTCTGGACAAGTTCACCATCGGCTTCTATCCGGGCGGCCGTCGTCCGCGCTCCTTTGAGAGTCGAATTACGATTCTCGACCCTGCTGCCGGCGGCGAGCAGGCCCGCGTGGTGAGCATGAATCATCCGACGACGTATGGCGGCTATTCGTTTTTCCAGTCGAGCTACCGGATGGACCGTGGCCGTACGGCCAGCTTTCTCAGCGTGTCCCGCGATCCGGGACAGTTGGTCGTGTACCTCGGCTATCTCAGCACGTTCGTGGGCATGATCGTGGTTCTCGTGCAGCGCATGTCGGTCCGAAAGCAGCAAGGGCGTTCGCTGCCGATTGGGATTGGCGTCTGCGAGAGCGGAGAGGCGGTGGGAGAATCCGGTGGACGACGTCTGATGTCCGCGCCGGTTCCCCAAGGTAACGGAAAGGCTGCGGGCACGCGCCGCGGACCGGTAACGTCGGATCGGGGCATTTGAGACGGCATTGCCGCAAGAGAGAACTTCTCATGATTCGGTTGTTTGCGATTCTGATGGCTGCCACCGTTGTGGCACTGCCCGCGCGGGGGACGGAGCTCCCCCAGTCGATCGATCCGGCGCCGCTAAAGAAGATGGTGGTGCAGTTCGACGGCCGCTGGCCTCCTCTGGACACGCTGGCCCGCGACGTGGTGGAGGACGTCACCGGCGAGACATACTTCCGGGGGAGGGCTCCCGTGGTCGTTCTTCTTGCGTGGACGTTTGATCCGCGAGGCTGGATGACCGAGCCGCTCATTCCCATTCACAACGCCGAGCTCCGCGCGGCACTCAAGCTGCCCGCGGATAAAGAGGTTTTTTCGTTTGCCGAGCTTGCCGGTCATGACCCCTTGATGCAGGTGATCCGCGAGGCCGCGGCACTTCCGGAAGGGCAGAAACTTGATCCGCTGCAATCCAAGGGTGTAGACATCAATGGCAAGCTGATGACGCTCCAGAGCGTATTCCAAGGTGGGCTTATCCGTCCCATTCCCAATCCGGAGGATGCGGGAGGAGTATG is a window from the Phycisphaerae bacterium genome containing:
- a CDS encoding cytochrome c biogenesis protein ResB, which translates into the protein MSIHYEGVFRRGLKVVGSLWFAAVLLVMLMLAMACATIFESANGTPQAKFAFYQAPWFQALLLLFAVNVTAAALVRFPYSRKHVGFLLTHAGLVITVLGAWITYQFAVDANLGLVEGEASRKVMLRDVDTLTLTNRETGASQSVDLVSRDFHAFDKVQNPSMPALALGDVTVGVDTYLPNSTKTETLKNDNPRFNPAVLVELDGGDQAGHSHGEQQTWLLANQAKMLGMRPAAFRVMSSRAEWDRVRQPAASSGEGADGVVHVALGDVSYDIALAEALTGKVSVGETPYSVQVLRYLPHANVGPNNTLINVSDRPENPAIILELTGPKGTEERKAFANFPDFASMHGDSAAPEVKITFSAPSGASDAGTTPIEIIAGPDGEMVARFTPESGPATVRDIALNEPIVTPWPGTRIVVREYYPNARRDTEVTQLDASPNSGVVRPALELAISRGSDRSTMWIQKYDNPKPFTVDGVTYDVTYTNKEIDLGFTVRLDKFTIGFYPGGRRPRSFESRITILDPAAGGEQARVVSMNHPTTYGGYSFFQSSYRMDRGRTASFLSVSRDPGQLVVYLGYLSTFVGMIVVLVQRMSVRKQQGRSLPIGIGVCESGEAVGESGGRRLMSAPVPQGNGKAAGTRRGPVTSDRGI